A DNA window from Primulina tabacum isolate GXHZ01 chromosome 12, ASM2559414v2, whole genome shotgun sequence contains the following coding sequences:
- the LOC142520173 gene encoding uncharacterized protein LOC142520173, giving the protein MSTRNPLSIILDQNKLIGPNYHDWFRNLKIVLNSERIAYVLDKKPQMEAAPDISWIELAKLEKHWDHDLQAKSYMLASMSNKLQRRFEEAVNAADIHLHLKKLYDVQTRSERHATVKELMTTRLREGTSVHEHATFDEFVVNFNTNKLEATLEELVNMLTNYEPQLKRKSMFF; this is encoded by the exons atgTCTACTCGTAACCCGCTTTCAATCATTCTCGATCAAAACAAATTGATTGGCCCTAACTATCATGACTGGTTTCGAAATTTAAAGATTGTTCTGAACTCCGAAAGGATTGCATATGTGCTTGATAAGAAGCCACAAATGGAGGCGGCTCCTGATATCAGTTGGATTGAATTAGCTAAGCTTGAGAAACATTGggaccatgatcttcaagctaagaGCTACATGTTGGCTTCTATGTCGAATAAACTTCAGAGGAGGTTTGAGGAGGcggtgaatgctgctgacattcacctTCATCTGAAAAAATTGTATGATGTACAAACTCGTTCAGAGAGACATGCTACTGTTAAagaactcatgactacacgctTGCGAGAGGggacttcggtccatgagcatg CCACGTTTGATGAATTTGTGGTTAATTTTAATACGAACAAGCTTGAGGCcacccttgaagagttggtcaataTGCTTACTAATTATGAGCCACAATTAAAAAGGAAAAGCATGTTCTTCTAG